The Cellulomonas flavigena DSM 20109 DNA segment GCCGTCGTCGACGGCGCCGGGGCCCGCCCGGCCGACGCCGACGCGCCGACCCCGCCGCGTGGTCAGCCCGCCGCCACGACCAGCGACGACGTCCGCCGCCCGCCACGGCCCGACTGGCCGTTCCCCGAGCTCGCGATGCTCGCCAAGCGTCGCCGGGCCGTCACGACGCTCGTGTGGGTGCGTGAGCGTCGCGGTCAGCGCTTCGCGGCGCTGCTGCGGTCCGACGGCATGATCGAGCTGCCCGACGGCACCGTCACGCCCGACCCGGACGCGGCCGCTGCCGCACTGTCCGGTGTCGACGGGGTCGACGGCTGGCGCGCGTTCCGGCTCGGCGACGGCGGCCCGACGCTGCAGGAGGCGACGGGCGCGCTGTGACGCGCCGCCGTGAGGCCGCCGATCAGCCCCAGCCGTAGGCGGCGAGCCAGCGCGTCAGCTCGGCGTAGAAGCGCTCGCGCGCGGGCCGTGCGGACAGCGTGAGGTCGTGCATCGCGCCGGCGACGCGCACGGTCGTGACGACGGGCCCGAGCTGCACCGCGCGCCGGGCGATCGCCTCGGTGTCGAGCACGATGTCGGCCGAGCGCATCTCCTCGCTCCAGCGCGGGCTGATGAAGGTCTTGTCGGACAGGGCGGCGAGCACCGGCACGTCGATGTCCAGGCCGCGCGCCACCGCGGCGTGGCCCACGAGGACGGCGCTGAGCCAGCCCGCGCGTACGGGGAACGACGGTGTGGGTCGCCAGCGGGCGTCGACCGTCCAGTCCCCGCCCGTCGCGGCGTCGATGGTGCGCGCGTAGTAACCGGGGTCGATGTTGGGCAGCGGAGCCTTGGGGCTGAAGCGCGCGAGGCGGCTGACGGCGGGCGCGGACAGGTGCCGCGCGAGCGACGAGCCCTGCAGCTCGAGCCACGGCGAGTTCAGGACGAGCCCGCGCACCACCCCCGGGTGCCGCGCGACCCACAGGCTGAGCACGAGCCCGCCCGTGGAGTGGCCCATGAGCATGACGCGTGCGACCGGCCCGAGCTCGGCGCGGATCACGTCGAGCGCCGCACCGATCTCCTCGTCGTACGTGCGCAGGTCGTCGACGTACCCCGGGGTCTGGTGGTCGTGCAGCGATCGGCCGTACTTGCGCAGGTCGAGCGCGTAGAACGCGGCACCCTGCGCGTGCCAGAACCGCGCGAGCGGGGTCTGGAAGAAGTAGTCCGACCAGCCGTGCACGTACAGCACGGCGCGCGCCGGGCGGAGCGTCGGGTCCGGCAGGTGACGCACGAGCGTGGCGGTGACGCGGCCTTCGTCGTCGTCGGCGAGGTCCAGGCGACGGGCCTGGAATCCGTCGCCGAGCGCGTCCGGCCCCCAGTCCGTGGTGAGCAGCCCGCTGTCCCACGTGTCCGGCGGTGCGGGGTCTGCGGGTCCGGCGGGCGGCGTCTCCGCGGCCGCGGCACCCGCGTCGTCGCGCTCGTCCGCCACTGCTC contains these protein-coding regions:
- a CDS encoding alpha/beta hydrolase — protein: MADERDDAGAAAAETPPAGPADPAPPDTWDSGLLTTDWGPDALGDGFQARRLDLADDDEGRVTATLVRHLPDPTLRPARAVLYVHGWSDYFFQTPLARFWHAQGAAFYALDLRKYGRSLHDHQTPGYVDDLRTYDEEIGAALDVIRAELGPVARVMLMGHSTGGLVLSLWVARHPGVVRGLVLNSPWLELQGSSLARHLSAPAVSRLARFSPKAPLPNIDPGYYARTIDAATGGDWTVDARWRPTPSFPVRAGWLSAVLVGHAAVARGLDIDVPVLAALSDKTFISPRWSEEMRSADIVLDTEAIARRAVQLGPVVTTVRVAGAMHDLTLSARPARERFYAELTRWLAAYGWG